The DNA segment GTAGGCGAAGGCACCCACGTACAGCACCTTGCGGATCAGCTTGGCGATCACGTCCTCGCCCTGGCCGGTGGCATGCCCCATCGCCCAGAACAGCCCGGCCAACGTCATGTCGATGACGATCAACGTTGCGGTCAGGAACGCCACCTCGCCCTGCACCAGGCCGAATCCCGAGTCGATGTAGCGCGAAAAAACGTCGAGGAAGCGGTCAATGACCGAAACATCGTTCATGGCCCGGCTCCGTCAGCGGCTGTAGAAGTTCACGGGCTGCGGCGTGTACGGCGTACCAGTGCCCACGAAGCGCCGGTTCACCTCGCGGCCACGCTCCACGGCAGCGGCCTGCCGCGCCAGCTCCAGCGAGGCCGCGCGATCCTGCGTGATCTGCAGCCGCTGCGTCTGGATGGACTGCTTGGCCTGCAGGGCCAGCAACTGGTTCATGGCTTGCATCGCCTGCAGGGCGCCGACGGCCGACTGGCTCTTGCCCACGAGGTCGGCCAGCGCGCCTTCGTCGTCGCTCAGGTTCTGCGAGGCCTGGGCCTGCATCTGCATGGTGGTCTGCAGGCCATTGAGCGTATGCTTCCAGCGCTCCCGCGCATCGCGGTACATCTGATTGCCGCTCACCGTGGCGGCGTACTGCTCGGGATACAGGCGTGCGAATTCGCGGTCGATGCTCGTCACGTCGTAGGCCAGGCCCTTGGCCTGGGCGATCAGCCGTTGAGTGGTCGCCAGGTTCGCGCGCAACTGGCCCACCACGCTGGACGGCAGGCTGGCCAGATTGCGCGCCTGGTTGATGAGCATCTGCGCTTCGTTCTGGAGCTGGCGGATCTGGTTGTTGATCTGCTCCAGCGTGCGAACGGCGGTGAGCGTGTTCTGCACCAGATTGGTCGGATCGAACACGATGTCGCCAACGCCGAACAGTGCATGCGCGGGCTGCGCGATGCCGAAGGCGAGCACGCAGGCGGTGGTCAGCGCAGCGAGCTTGTGGGCATGGGGCTTCATGGCAGGTTCTCCTGGAGATGGCTGGGGATGGGGGCGGCACCCGGCGCGGGGCCGGGGAAATCGCGCAGCAGATCGGCCGCCCAATCGAGGCTGCGGTGGCGCAGCCATGCGGCTGCGAACGGGGTGGAGACGGATGAAGCGGCAGCGAGCACCGCGTCGATGTCACGCTGGTCTTGTTGCGTGGAGGCGCCCGCGAAGGCCAAAGTCGCGGCGCCCAGGTCGAGGTCGAACAGACGGTTGCCGAGGCGCGATTGGTAG comes from the Cupriavidus basilensis genome and includes:
- the trbJ gene encoding P-type conjugative transfer protein TrbJ, which produces MKPHAHKLAALTTACVLAFGIAQPAHALFGVGDIVFDPTNLVQNTLTAVRTLEQINNQIRQLQNEAQMLINQARNLASLPSSVVGQLRANLATTQRLIAQAKGLAYDVTSIDREFARLYPEQYAATVSGNQMYRDARERWKHTLNGLQTTMQMQAQASQNLSDDEGALADLVGKSQSAVGALQAMQAMNQLLALQAKQSIQTQRLQITQDRAASLELARQAAAVERGREVNRRFVGTGTPYTPQPVNFYSR